One region of Drosophila kikkawai strain 14028-0561.14 chromosome 2R, DkikHiC1v2, whole genome shotgun sequence genomic DNA includes:
- the LOC108082370 gene encoding uncharacterized protein: protein MRPETMGRGTELSAAGSLWISVFWLIGGALVASAASSDEVLRCFQCSDSDISCGSPRNPLGNVLECPNSTMCSYTERTLVLNGREWTKTLRGCANQVQRTVDLVNRKWEFGYEVKDQYEEGCVRKDKVNYCHCRGSLCNSSSWPSVDFRLLIFASIVRLLLLSG, encoded by the coding sequence ATGCGTCCGGAAACCATGGGCCGCGGAACTGAGCTCTCCGCTGCGGGATCTCTCTGGATCAGTGTGTTCTGGCTGATCGGTGGAGCTCTGGTGGcctccgccgcctcctccgACGAAGTGCTACGCTGCTTTCAGTGCAGCGATTCAGACATCTCGTGCGGCTCTCCGCGGAATCCCCTTGGCAATGTGCTGGAGTGTCCCAACTCGACCATGTGCTCCTACACCGAACGGACCCTGGTGCTAAATGGACGCGAGTGGACCAAGACCTTGAGGGGATGTGCCAACCAGGTCCAGCGCACCGTTGACCTGGTCAACCGGAAGTGGGAGTTTGGCTACGAGGTGAAGGATCAATACGAGGAGGGCTGCGTGCGTAAGGACAAGGTCAACTACTGCCACTGCCGGGGATCGCTATGCAACTCGTCAAGCTGGCCATCAGTTGACTTCCGACTGCTGATCTTCGCCAGCATCGTACGACTCCTCCTTCTTTCCGGCTAG